The Sesamum indicum cultivar Zhongzhi No. 13 linkage group LG6, S_indicum_v1.0, whole genome shotgun sequence genome has a segment encoding these proteins:
- the LOC105163744 gene encoding G2/mitotic-specific cyclin S13-7: MASRAVVPEQVRVGGGKQKNGHAEGRNRRVLGDIGNFVTAPAVEGKPQIARPITRSFGAQLLANAQAAKEKNNSKKPLAENVNDLAGKDGAVKPAVPHKKESLKPKKEAVIVISPDEDESCKSGRKLREGSSKKPNKTLTSVLTARSKAACGVTKKPKDLIVDIDAADVDNELSAVEYVEDIYNFYKLTEGDGRVHDYIDAQPEMNSKMRAILVDWLIEVHKKFELMPESLYLTVNIVDRFLSVKTVPRRELQLVGISSMLIACKYEEIWAPEVNDFIAISDNAYVREQVLLMEKAILGKLEWYLTVPTPYVFLVRYIKASLPSDKEMENMTFFFAELGLMNYSAVIPYCPSMLAASAVYAARCTLNRIPLWTETLNHHTGYSEDQLMECARLLVSFHSGAGENKLKAVLRKYSNPERGAVALFPPARSLLPICC, translated from the exons ATGGCTTCTAGAGCTGTAGTTCCGGAGCAAGTTAGAG TTGGAGGAGGGAAGCAAAAGAACGGTCACGCCGAAGGCAGAAATAGGCGAGTTCTCGGAGATATTGGGAACTTCGTAACTGCACCAGCTGTTGAGGGGAAGCCTCAGATCGCCCGCCCCATAACAAG GAGTTTTGGCGCACAATTGCTGGCAAATGCACAAGcagcaaaagagaaaaacaacagcaag AAACCACTGGCAGAAAATGTTAATGATTTGGCCGGAAAAGATGGTGCTGTGAAACCCGCCGTGCCTCATAAGAAGGAATCCTTGAAGCCGAAGAAGGAGGCTGTAATTGTAATCAGTCCGGACGAAGATGAAAGCTGCAAGAGTGGACGGAAACTAAGAGAAGGATCATCAAAAAAGCCCAACAAAACTCTCACCTCTGTCCTCACTGCACGAAGCAAG GCTGCTTGTGGAGTTACCAAGAAACCAAAGGATCTAATAGTAGACATCGATGCAGCAGATGTTGATAATGAATTGTCAGCCGTGGAGTATGTTGAGGATATCTACAATTTCTATAAGCTAACAGAG GGCGATGGGCGAGTGCACGATTACATAGACGCGCAGCCGGAAATGAACTCAAAAATGAGAGCCATTCTCGTCGACTGGCTGATTGAAGTCCACAAGAAGTTTGAACTGATGCCTGAGAGTCTCTACCTTACAGTTAATATAGTGGATCGGTTCCTTTCGGTGAAAACTGTTCCAAGAAGGGAACTTCAATTGGTAGGGATTAGCTCGATGCTAATCGCTTGCAAATATGAAGAGATATGGGCGCCGGAG GTCAACGACTTCATAGCTATATCGGACAATGCTTATGTCAGAGAGCAAGTGCTTCTCATGGAGAAAGCAATTCTTGGGAAACTAGAGTGGTATCTAACAGTTCCAACTCCATACGTCTTTCTCGTACGATACATTAAAGCTTCTCTTCCATCTGATAAAGAG ATGGAGAACATGACATTTTTCTTTGCTGAACTTGGTTTGATGAACTACTCTGCCGTCATACCGTATTGTCCCTCCATGCTTGCTGCTTCTGCTGTATACGCTGCACGTTGCACTCTTAACCGGATTCCCCTATGGACTGAAACTCTGAATCACCACACCGGCTACTCTGAGGATCAGCTGAT GGAGTGTGCAAGGCTTTTGGTGAGCTTCCACTCCGGTGCTGGAGAAAACAAGCTGAAAGCAGTTTTGAGAAAATACTCAAACCCGGAAAGGGGTGCTGTTGCTTTGTTTCCACCAGCAAGAAGCCTTCTCCCAATCTGCTGCTGA